DNA from Rhizobacter sp. J219:
CCACCCGATCGTGGCCTACCAGGGCCGCTTCTCGCCCGAGAAGGCCTTCGAGCTGATGGCGCGCTATGGCGTGACCAACACCTTTCTCTTCCCCACCGCGCTGAAGGCGATGATGAAAGCCGTGCCCGCGCCGCGCGAGCGCCACACGCTCAAGCTGCGCGCCATCATGAGCGCCGGCGAGGCGGTCGGCGACGCGGTGTTCGACTACTGCGAGAGGCAGCTCGGCATCACCGTCAACGAGATGTTCGGCCAGACGGAGATGAATTACGTGGTGGGCAACTGCGGCTGGTTCGTCGACACCACCGGCGCGCCGCACAGCGCGTGGCCGGCGAAGCCCGGCAGCATGGGCCGCCCCTATCCCGGCCACCGCATCGCGGTGATCGACGACGAAGGCCGCGAGTGTCCGCGCGGCACACCGGGCGACGTGGCCATCCACCGTCGCGACGTGCACGGCCAGCCCGACCCGATCTTCTTCCTCGGCTACTGGCGCAACGACGAGGCCACACGCGCCAAGTTCACCGGCGACCCGGCCGACTCCTGGTGCCGCACCGGCGACACCGCGGTGATGGATGCCGATGGCTACCTCTGGTACCAGGGCCGCAGCGACGACGTGTTCAAGGCGGCCGGGTATCGCATCGGGCCGAGCGAGATCGAGAACTGCCTGGTCAAGCACCCCGCGGTGGCCAATGCGGCGGTGGTGCCCAAGCCCGACGCCGAGCGCGGCGCGGTGGTGAAGGCCTTCGTCGTGCTCGCCTCAGGTTTCACGGGCTCGACCGACCTGGTCGAAGCGCTGCAGCAGCACGTGCGCGGCAAGCTCGCGCCTTACGAGTACCCGAAGGAGATCGAATTCATCGACGCACTGCCGATGACGACCACCGGCAAGGTGCAGCGCAAGGTGTTGAGGTTGCAGGAAGAGCAGCGGGCCGCCCGCGCGCCCTAGCCCTGGAAGCGCTCAGGCCTCAGCGTGAGGCCAGGGCCGCGAGTGCGTCACCCGTGACGCGCGAGAGGCGCCAGTCGGGCATCACGGTGGCTCCCATGCGCTTGTAGAAGCGGATGGCGTTTTCGTTCCAGTCGAGCACGCACCACTCGAAGCGGCCGTAGCCCCGGTCGACCGCCAGCTTGGCCAGCCGCGTCAGCATGGACTCGCCGATGCCCTTCCCGCGATGGGCGGGCTGCACGTACAGGTCTTCCAGGTAGAGCCCCGGCTGTGCAAGGAAGGTCGAGAAATTGGTGAAGTAGAGCGCGAAGGCCACCACCTCGCCCTGAAGCTCGGCCACCATGGCCTCGGCGACTGGCTTCTCACCGAAGAGCTGCGGGCGCAATTTTTCGGGTGTGACCTGCAGCAGATGCGTAAGCTTCTCGAACTCGGCCAGCTCGCGGATCAGGCCGACGATGGCCTGCACGTCGCGCAGCTCGGCGGCGCGCAGCACGGCGCTTGGGGTGGCGGTGGTTTCAGGGGCAGGATGGGAAGGCATGGCGCCGATTCTGTCAGCCCGCGCACGCCCCCACATGGCATCAGGCCGTTGCTTCGAGGGGTTGCGCCGGCAGCAGCAGGGGCTCACGCGGCTGCACCGGCAGGTGCTGGCAGAAGAAGTCGACCACCCGGGTGATGTAGAGCGGCAGCGCTTCGTGCAGCGTGCCGGCGTGGGATTGGCTGGCCGTGAGCCACAGGCGTGCCGCGCAGGCCTCGGCCACCGCCTGGCCCACCGAGGGCGGCACCTGGCGGTCACCCCGGCCGTGCACGACCAGCACCGAGCGGTTGCGCAGCGCAGCCAGGTCGCCCAGCCACGGGCGGCGCCCGAGGTCGACGCCCGACAGCAGCCGGCCGAGCCAACGGGCGAGCGGCATCAGCACTTCGGCCGGTTGGCGCGCCTCCCCGCGCAAGTCGCGCCGCGGGCTGTCGGCCACCACGGCGGCGATCGCCGGCTCTTCCGCCGCCGCCATCAACGCCGCGCA
Protein-coding regions in this window:
- a CDS encoding acyl-CoA synthetase, encoding MTQASAYDRLHAGFRWKVPPHFNIADMCCGRWARETPEATAILYEHENGQTLQCSYGSLQAQANRLSHALQRLGVEAGDRVAIVMPQRIETAVAHIALYQLGAVAMPLSMLFGPDALAYRLQHSEARLALVDESAVANLLAARNECPRLATVVAAGGAQGQGDVDWTTLLAREPERFQPVVTKADDAAVLIYTSGTTGPPKGALIPHRALIGNLPGFVCSQNWFPQRGDVFWSPADWAWTGGLMDALLPTLYFGHPIVAYQGRFSPEKAFELMARYGVTNTFLFPTALKAMMKAVPAPRERHTLKLRAIMSAGEAVGDAVFDYCERQLGITVNEMFGQTEMNYVVGNCGWFVDTTGAPHSAWPAKPGSMGRPYPGHRIAVIDDEGRECPRGTPGDVAIHRRDVHGQPDPIFFLGYWRNDEATRAKFTGDPADSWCRTGDTAVMDADGYLWYQGRSDDVFKAAGYRIGPSEIENCLVKHPAVANAAVVPKPDAERGAVVKAFVVLASGFTGSTDLVEALQQHVRGKLAPYEYPKEIEFIDALPMTTTGKVQRKVLRLQEEQRAARAP
- a CDS encoding GNAT family N-acetyltransferase, which codes for MPSHPAPETTATPSAVLRAAELRDVQAIVGLIRELAEFEKLTHLLQVTPEKLRPQLFGEKPVAEAMVAELQGEVVAFALYFTNFSTFLAQPGLYLEDLYVQPAHRGKGIGESMLTRLAKLAVDRGYGRFEWCVLDWNENAIRFYKRMGATVMPDWRLSRVTGDALAALASR